From one Bacteroidota bacterium genomic stretch:
- a CDS encoding tetratricopeptide repeat protein, translated as MYKGFYIIVAVIFIGFSLSNNLIAQQTAVYDEPQASYELGMELYIQEKYGAAQEQFRNVIQSVSDPNDLLRVNASYYDAACAMELENNDAEYKILNFIKNHPENSNTQLAYFQLGRYLFKTGDYGGALNAFKETDQFSLSMDEKLEYFFKTGFCYYRQKNYERAKIEFRKLLDRDNPYQNSAIYYYAHIAYLEGDYNTALIYFEKIKNDRIFKKTIPLYLVHIYHQQGNYNKVIEEGVPMYESASSRDKAELSHLIGDAYYQQRNYAEALPYLELYSRTARRSMSREDNYEMAFTYFELKMYREASNFLQLVATEEDALSQNAYYLLGYCYLQDNQKQFASSAFASASKMDFDKNIQEDALFNFIKLSMEISKDPYNTAIKNLEAYLNDYPESPRRAEAYKYLANLYLSTRNYKNALESIEKIPYRDENLNIAYRKILYYRGIELFNQNDFQEAINLFKKSAENSKDPVMVAEADFWIGESFYRMENYWGAMKYYKQFLNTSASRQSEYKATAMYNLGYVYFKRDDYAGAVEWFGNFIRETGESVGSKMVNDALVRLGDCYFISKDYSRAITYYDKALRINKVDSDYALNQKATALGALGKFNDKINTLAIIINLHPNSTLADDATFEIANTYLITNNNQKALQYYDKLVKDHPRSSLATAGLLKTGLIYYNQDRNQDAIRVFKQVIHDYPGTAEAREALNSLRNVYIDMNRVDEYYAFANSLSFASVTVTEQDSITYIAAENIYMDNRCDDAIKAFASYLQRFPDGYFAPNANYYMGECLKKAGNEDEAFAAFEQVTQLPRSRFTENALAYAARFNYSKNNHERALEQYIALKDVAENKNNILEAYAGQMRLYYTLERYNEAVEAAMNLLKTETVSNELIQEAHITLARSYFKLNDLNMAQNEYSITEKLTGSELGAEAKYHLALIAFTTGKYMEAEELIFQLAEKYGAYDYWVAKGFILLADVYVKLDNVFQARQTLQSIIDNYQGPELGEIAQEKLRILQEEPSQNR; from the coding sequence ATGTATAAAGGCTTTTATATTATTGTGGCTGTGATATTTATTGGTTTTTCTCTGTCGAACAACCTCATAGCCCAGCAAACGGCAGTTTATGACGAACCCCAGGCCAGCTATGAACTTGGGATGGAACTCTACATTCAGGAAAAATACGGTGCTGCACAGGAGCAGTTCCGTAATGTGATCCAATCTGTTTCTGACCCGAACGACCTGCTCAGGGTCAATGCCAGTTATTATGACGCAGCCTGCGCCATGGAACTGGAAAACAACGATGCGGAATATAAAATCCTTAATTTTATAAAAAATCATCCTGAAAACAGCAATACGCAACTGGCGTACTTTCAGCTTGGCAGATATCTGTTCAAGACCGGGGATTACGGCGGAGCCCTTAATGCTTTCAAGGAAACCGACCAGTTCAGCCTGAGCATGGATGAAAAGCTGGAATACTTTTTCAAAACAGGCTTCTGCTATTACAGGCAAAAGAACTATGAAAGGGCCAAAATTGAATTCCGCAAGCTGCTCGACCGCGACAATCCTTACCAAAACTCTGCAATTTACTATTATGCCCATATTGCCTATCTGGAAGGCGATTACAACACAGCCCTGATATATTTCGAAAAGATTAAGAACGACAGGATTTTCAAAAAGACAATACCCTTATACCTGGTCCATATTTACCATCAACAAGGAAATTACAACAAGGTTATTGAGGAAGGGGTTCCTATGTACGAATCCGCCTCCAGCCGCGACAAAGCCGAACTGTCCCACCTAATTGGAGATGCCTATTACCAGCAACGAAACTACGCCGAAGCCCTCCCGTATCTCGAATTATACAGCCGGACAGCCCGAAGGAGCATGAGCCGGGAAGATAATTACGAGATGGCCTTCACTTATTTCGAACTAAAAATGTACCGTGAAGCCTCAAACTTCCTGCAACTTGTTGCCACAGAAGAAGATGCGCTTTCCCAGAACGCTTATTACCTCCTGGGTTATTGTTACCTGCAAGACAACCAGAAGCAATTTGCTTCCAGCGCCTTTGCATCGGCCAGCAAAATGGATTTCGACAAAAATATCCAGGAAGATGCGCTGTTCAACTTCATCAAACTAAGCATGGAAATAAGTAAAGATCCATACAACACGGCCATAAAAAACCTTGAAGCCTATCTTAACGATTACCCGGAGTCACCACGGCGTGCGGAAGCTTATAAATATCTCGCCAACCTTTACTTGTCAACGCGTAATTATAAAAATGCCCTCGAATCGATCGAGAAGATCCCGTATCGTGATGAAAACCTCAATATCGCGTACCGCAAGATATTATATTACAGAGGCATAGAATTATTCAACCAGAACGACTTCCAGGAAGCCATCAATCTGTTCAAGAAATCCGCAGAAAACTCAAAGGATCCGGTAATGGTGGCCGAAGCCGATTTCTGGATCGGTGAGTCATTTTACAGAATGGAAAACTATTGGGGTGCGATGAAATATTACAAGCAATTCCTGAACACGAGCGCTTCCAGACAATCGGAATATAAAGCCACCGCCATGTATAACCTTGGATATGTGTATTTTAAACGCGATGATTATGCCGGCGCTGTTGAATGGTTCGGGAACTTTATACGTGAAACAGGCGAATCTGTCGGATCAAAGATGGTGAACGATGCACTGGTCCGCCTGGGTGATTGCTATTTTATCAGCAAAGACTATTCCCGTGCCATCACATATTACGACAAGGCTCTGCGAATAAATAAGGTTGACTCCGATTATGCGTTAAACCAAAAAGCAACAGCGCTGGGAGCCCTTGGAAAATTCAACGACAAGATAAACACACTGGCAATCATCATAAATCTGCATCCTAATTCAACTCTGGCTGACGATGCTACTTTTGAAATCGCAAATACTTATCTCATTACCAACAATAACCAAAAGGCATTGCAGTATTACGACAAACTGGTGAAGGATCATCCCAGAAGCAGTCTTGCCACAGCGGGTTTGCTTAAAACAGGGCTCATTTATTACAATCAGGACCGCAACCAGGATGCCATCCGGGTTTTCAAGCAGGTAATTCATGATTACCCCGGTACGGCGGAAGCCAGGGAAGCATTGAACAGCTTGCGTAACGTGTACATCGATATGAACAGAGTGGATGAATACTATGCATTTGCCAACAGCTTGTCGTTCGCTTCTGTGACTGTAACCGAGCAGGATTCCATCACCTATATCGCTGCGGAAAATATTTACATGGATAATCGCTGCGACGATGCCATTAAAGCTTTCGCAAGCTATCTTCAGCGATTTCCCGATGGCTATTTTGCACCCAATGCCAATTATTACATGGGAGAATGTCTGAAAAAGGCAGGAAATGAAGATGAAGCCTTTGCAGCCTTTGAACAGGTTACGCAATTGCCCCGAAGCCGGTTCACGGAAAATGCACTTGCGTATGCCGCCAGGTTTAATTACAGCAAAAACAATCATGAACGTGCCTTGGAGCAGTATATAGCTCTCAAAGATGTTGCCGAAAACAAAAACAATATCCTGGAAGCCTACGCAGGGCAAATGCGACTGTATTACACACTTGAGAGATATAACGAAGCTGTTGAGGCAGCCATGAACCTGTTAAAAACAGAAACGGTCTCCAATGAACTGATACAGGAAGCACACATCACCCTGGCCAGAAGCTATTTCAAGCTGAACGACCTGAACATGGCGCAAAATGAATATTCCATCACTGAAAAGCTAACAGGTTCAGAGCTGGGGGCAGAAGCAAAGTATCATCTCGCTCTTATTGCCTTCACCACCGGAAAGTACATGGAAGCGGAAGAACTGATATTCCAGCTTGCCGAAAAATACGGAGCCTATGATTATTGGGTTGCCAAAGGATTTATCCTTCTGGCCGATGTTTACGTGAAACTTGATAATGTCTTTCAGGCCAGGCAAACATTGCAGAGTATCATCGACAATTACCAGGGTCCTGAGCTCGGGGAAATTGCACAGGAAAAACTCAGGATTTTACAGGAAGAACCATCCCAAAACAGATAA